The Corynebacterium glaucum genome includes a region encoding these proteins:
- a CDS encoding dTMP kinase, with protein sequence MIIAIEGIDGAGKRTLVDGLLEPLQATSLAFPRYDESAAAQLAQAALHGEMGDMTDSAHAMAVVFALDRHGALPVLERYAGNPDETIILDRYCASNAAYTWARTGDAAAADWVAELEFNRLGLPKPDLQVLVATTPEVAGERAAKREADDAQRTRDRYERDRALQEATFAAYAALAHGSWASPWVSTTDSAVIIKAVHALR encoded by the coding sequence ATGATCATCGCAATCGAGGGTATCGATGGCGCCGGCAAGCGCACGCTTGTCGACGGGCTCTTGGAACCGTTGCAGGCCACCTCGCTGGCGTTTCCCCGCTACGACGAATCGGCAGCCGCGCAGTTGGCCCAGGCGGCGCTGCACGGCGAGATGGGGGATATGACCGATTCGGCCCACGCGATGGCCGTGGTGTTCGCGCTGGATCGCCACGGCGCGCTGCCGGTATTGGAGCGTTACGCCGGCAACCCCGATGAGACGATCATATTGGACCGCTACTGCGCCTCGAACGCCGCTTACACCTGGGCACGCACCGGGGACGCAGCTGCGGCTGATTGGGTCGCGGAGCTGGAATTTAACCGCCTCGGCCTGCCGAAACCGGATCTTCAGGTGCTGGTCGCCACGACCCCGGAGGTTGCCGGCGAGCGCGCTGCGAAGCGCGAGGCGGATGACGCGCAGCGCACCCGCGACCGCTACGAGCGCGACCGCGCCCTCCAGGAGGCGACGTTTGCGGCTTACGCGGCGCTTGCGCACGGGAGCTGGGCGAGTCCGTGGGTGAGCACCACTGATTCGGCGGTTATTATAAAGGCAGTACACGCACTGCGATAA
- the mtrA gene encoding MtrAB system response regulator MtrA, giving the protein MTPKILVVDDDPAINEMLTIVLEAEGFETESVTDGAAAVPAFRKYDPDLILLDLMLPGMNGVDICREIRRESAVPIVMLTAKTDTVDVVLGLESGADDYITKPFKPKELVARIRARLRRSDEEPAEVLHIGDLTVDVPQHMVTRSGAEISLTPLEFDLLLEMARRPNQVHTREELLENVWGYRNASDTRLVNVHVQRLRSKIEHDPENPEIILTVRGVGYKTGKPTSTGQAGV; this is encoded by the coding sequence ATGACGCCGAAGATCCTGGTTGTCGACGACGACCCCGCCATCAACGAGATGCTGACCATCGTGTTGGAAGCGGAAGGGTTTGAAACGGAGTCGGTGACCGACGGTGCCGCTGCGGTTCCTGCGTTTCGCAAGTACGACCCCGACCTGATCCTGCTTGACCTCATGCTGCCGGGTATGAACGGTGTGGATATTTGCCGCGAGATCCGCAGGGAATCCGCGGTGCCGATCGTGATGCTCACCGCGAAGACCGACACGGTTGACGTGGTGCTTGGCCTTGAGTCGGGCGCGGACGACTACATCACCAAGCCGTTCAAGCCCAAGGAGCTGGTGGCGCGGATCCGCGCGCGCCTGCGCCGCTCGGATGAGGAACCCGCGGAAGTGCTGCATATCGGCGACCTCACCGTCGATGTGCCGCAACACATGGTGACCCGCAGCGGCGCTGAGATCAGCCTCACCCCGCTCGAGTTCGACCTGTTGCTGGAGATGGCGCGTCGCCCGAACCAGGTGCACACCCGCGAAGAGCTGTTGGAGAACGTCTGGGGGTACCGCAACGCCTCAGACACCCGCCTCGTGAACGTGCATGTGCAGCGCCTTCGTTCCAAGATCGAGCACGACCCGGAGAACCCGGAAATCATCCTGACGGTGCGTGGCGTCGGTTACAAGACCGGCAAGCCGACGAGCACCGGCCAGGCGGGGGTGTAG
- the mtrB gene encoding MtrAB system histidine kinase MtrB, whose product MRRAGERVADAWRTSLQVRFVGTVLLVSAVVMSVLGFTLATVVTQRIAQAKIDAASVEIDRARVVVEEQIDTSASTSSLQARLNSARASLTQRTQQGSDVANVYEPVLLVESTHGTVTSSPESYRVPERLVEFVSQGNVAYQFAVVERPDGSPYNALIIGTPTDSDVPNLQLYLVTNMDNEASTLALMRGLLASAALIVIVLLVGIAWLASQQIVAPVRSASRTAERFASGHLRERMPVEGEDEMAVLALSFNNMAEQLSRQINQLEEYGDLQRQFTSDVSHELRTPLTTVRMAADMIASDQESLEPTQRRASELMIRELDRFEALLTDLLEISRHDAGVADLASTIMDVRTPINSAWAQTRLLADELNVPVEFGIPDHEVKIEGDPRRIERIVRNLIANAIDHSEGNPVHVDLFENDEAVAVTVTDCGVGLKPGQEELVFNRFWRADKSRKRHSGGTGLGLAIAREDAQLHRGTLDAAGVAGEGSQFRLVLPRDPEAGFVHAPVELRAPGESNAVVEARAAVEGADDAAAGVDCGDQECVDKQPAPEVRDA is encoded by the coding sequence ATCAGACGCGCTGGGGAGCGCGTCGCAGATGCTTGGCGCACCTCGCTGCAGGTGCGATTCGTGGGCACAGTGCTGTTGGTGTCCGCGGTGGTCATGTCCGTGCTTGGATTTACGCTGGCCACGGTGGTCACGCAGCGCATCGCGCAGGCGAAGATTGACGCGGCGAGTGTGGAAATCGACCGGGCGCGCGTGGTCGTCGAGGAGCAAATCGACACCTCCGCCTCCACTTCCTCGTTGCAAGCACGGCTCAACTCGGCCCGGGCGAGTTTGACTCAGCGCACCCAGCAAGGTTCGGACGTGGCCAACGTCTATGAGCCGGTGCTGCTTGTGGAAAGCACCCACGGCACGGTGACCTCGTCGCCGGAGTCCTACCGGGTGCCGGAGCGGCTCGTCGAGTTCGTCTCGCAGGGCAACGTCGCCTACCAGTTCGCGGTGGTCGAGCGACCGGACGGCAGTCCGTATAACGCGCTGATCATCGGTACACCGACGGACTCCGACGTGCCGAACCTGCAGCTTTACCTGGTCACCAACATGGATAACGAAGCTTCCACGCTCGCGCTCATGCGCGGTTTGCTCGCCTCGGCCGCCCTCATTGTGATCGTGCTGTTGGTGGGCATCGCCTGGCTCGCCTCGCAACAAATCGTCGCCCCGGTTCGTTCCGCCTCGCGTACGGCGGAGCGCTTCGCCTCGGGGCATCTGCGCGAGCGCATGCCGGTGGAGGGCGAAGATGAGATGGCGGTGCTCGCCCTGAGCTTCAACAACATGGCGGAGCAGCTCTCGCGCCAGATCAACCAGCTCGAGGAGTACGGCGACCTGCAACGCCAATTCACCTCGGACGTCTCGCACGAACTGCGCACCCCGCTGACCACGGTGCGGATGGCGGCTGACATGATCGCGTCCGACCAGGAATCGCTCGAGCCTACGCAACGCCGCGCCTCCGAGCTGATGATCCGTGAGCTGGACCGCTTCGAGGCGCTCCTGACCGACCTGCTCGAAATCTCCCGCCACGACGCGGGTGTGGCGGATCTGGCCAGCACCATCATGGACGTGCGCACCCCGATCAACTCGGCGTGGGCACAGACTCGTTTGCTTGCCGACGAGCTGAATGTGCCCGTCGAGTTCGGCATCCCCGACCACGAGGTGAAGATCGAAGGCGATCCACGCCGCATCGAGCGGATCGTGCGCAACCTCATCGCCAACGCCATCGACCACTCGGAAGGCAACCCTGTCCACGTGGATCTGTTCGAGAACGACGAGGCAGTCGCCGTTACTGTCACGGATTGCGGCGTGGGCCTGAAACCCGGCCAGGAGGAGCTGGTGTTCAACCGGTTCTGGCGAGCGGACAAGTCGCGTAAGCGCCACTCCGGCGGCACGGGCTTGGGCCTCGCCATCGCTCGCGAGGATGCGCAGCTTCACCGCGGCACTCTCGACGCCGCGGGTGTCGCCGGCGAGGGTTCGCAGTTCCGCCTCGTGCTGCCGCGCGACCCGGAGGCCGGTTTCGTCCACGCGCCGGTCGAGCTGCGGGCACCAGGCGAGTCGAACGCGGTCGTTGAAGCGCGCGCGGCAGTCGAAGGCGCGGATGACGCGGCGGCGGGCGTGGACTGCGGAGACCAAGAGTGCGTCGATAAGCAACCTGCTCCGGAGGTGCGCGATGCGTAA
- the lpqB gene encoding MtrAB system accessory lipoprotein LpqB, with protein MRKTAILPALGLVGALTAGCATLPSNSDPHVLRPFNSEVTAAPVITPEAGREPDLLLRDFFSASAIPSSDYEAARAFLTPQASDAWDAQEETIIVDRLGVTTLPGGQANRTYFNVHGNVVGILGQGGSYRPERGSYEATIEMELVAGEWRIASLPAGVVLERTELRNQYIPFNLYFFDGQGQELVTDRRWLFSRRETLPSALISLIMEGPSQRLQPAVASILPAGASYTGFEDGAYTFSGFGGVSEQDRTRFAAQIVWTLASAGISGPFTLEADGAPLLTDTPKLTTDDFGELSPLVQTAGESTLYALSDGSISLIDGGSLTPLDNELGKEQNVITADITASGRWAAVTDAGGGGGGASLRAGAFGEESRELVTADTFTRPSFESKAAAVWTVADGTRILRSVQSAATGDVNTEEIVAELPEGVSGNISVLRLSRSGARVVMVIDGHLYTGIVERRAPGERAIVNVVEYAAELGGQVVSADWQPDGSLIVGTSVSVSPVLRVEQDGSSATALSVGNISAPVVAVAASPNMLYVTDANAVLQLPNTGADNPLWREVPGLQGERALPIVAR; from the coding sequence ATGCGTAAGACTGCAATCCTCCCTGCACTTGGGCTTGTGGGGGCACTGACAGCGGGGTGCGCGACGCTGCCGTCGAACTCTGACCCGCACGTGCTGCGGCCGTTCAACTCGGAGGTCACTGCCGCCCCCGTTATCACGCCGGAGGCGGGGCGCGAGCCGGACCTGCTGCTGCGCGACTTCTTCTCCGCGTCGGCGATCCCGTCTTCGGACTACGAGGCCGCGCGCGCGTTCCTCACCCCGCAGGCCTCGGACGCGTGGGACGCGCAGGAGGAGACGATCATCGTGGACCGGTTGGGCGTGACCACGCTGCCGGGCGGGCAGGCCAACCGCACGTATTTCAACGTGCACGGCAACGTCGTGGGCATCCTCGGCCAGGGCGGCTCGTACCGCCCGGAACGCGGCTCATACGAGGCGACGATTGAGATGGAGCTGGTCGCAGGGGAGTGGCGTATTGCGTCGCTGCCTGCGGGCGTGGTGCTTGAGCGCACGGAGCTGCGCAATCAGTACATCCCGTTCAATTTGTACTTTTTCGACGGGCAGGGCCAGGAGCTGGTCACGGACCGCCGTTGGTTGTTCTCGCGGCGCGAAACGTTGCCGAGTGCGCTCATCTCGCTGATCATGGAGGGCCCGTCGCAGCGCCTCCAGCCCGCCGTCGCCAGCATCTTGCCCGCCGGCGCGTCGTACACCGGCTTCGAGGACGGCGCGTACACGTTCTCGGGCTTCGGTGGGGTGAGCGAGCAGGACCGCACGCGCTTCGCCGCGCAGATCGTCTGGACGCTCGCCTCGGCCGGCATCTCCGGGCCGTTCACGCTTGAAGCGGACGGCGCGCCCCTACTCACCGACACCCCGAAGCTCACCACCGACGATTTCGGCGAGCTCAGCCCACTTGTGCAGACCGCAGGCGAATCCACCCTTTACGCACTCAGCGATGGGAGCATTTCGCTTATCGACGGCGGGTCACTGACGCCTTTGGACAACGAACTGGGCAAGGAACAAAACGTCATTACCGCGGACATCACCGCCTCCGGGCGCTGGGCCGCGGTCACGGATGCAGGCGGCGGCGGAGGAGGGGCTTCGTTGCGCGCCGGGGCGTTCGGCGAGGAGTCGCGCGAACTGGTCACCGCGGATACTTTCACCCGCCCGTCCTTCGAGTCGAAGGCGGCCGCGGTGTGGACCGTTGCCGACGGCACACGCATCCTGCGCTCCGTCCAGTCCGCGGCCACCGGGGACGTGAACACCGAAGAGATTGTCGCGGAGTTGCCGGAGGGCGTGAGCGGCAACATCTCGGTGTTGCGGCTGTCGCGTTCGGGTGCGCGGGTGGTCATGGTCATCGACGGCCACCTCTACACCGGCATCGTAGAGCGCCGCGCGCCGGGCGAGCGCGCGATTGTCAACGTGGTCGAGTACGCAGCGGAGCTCGGCGGACAAGTGGTCTCCGCCGACTGGCAGCCGGACGGCTCGCTGATCGTGGGCACGTCGGTATCCGTATCCCCGGTGCTGCGCGTCGAACAGGACGGCTCGTCTGCCACCGCATTGTCCGTGGGCAATATCTCCGCGCCGGTGGTGGCGGTCGCCGCCTCGCCGAACATGCTTTATGTCACCGACGCCAACGCGGTGCTGCAGCTGCCCAACACCGGCGCGGACAACCCGCTATGGCGCGAGGTGCCGGGCCTGCAGGGGGAGCGGGCCCTGCCGATTGTGGCTCGCTAG
- a CDS encoding ComF family protein has product MAGLGELILPRRCAGCGLAGHVLCDACRTRLATPPRRVFPPTPPHAPVFALGPYADAHRSVVLAMKEHNNRIVRRHVGAVLAAALEYLEVRGEIPHGAVLVPAPTRPSSARARGGDPVAAVCRASGRAVVEVLELSERAADQADLDAAARRANLAGAVRISGVPAKQCIVIDDVVTTGATLTASVEMLLAHGADVAACVAICEA; this is encoded by the coding sequence GTGGCAGGCCTGGGGGAGCTCATCCTGCCTCGCCGTTGCGCGGGGTGCGGGTTGGCGGGGCATGTGCTTTGCGACGCCTGCCGCACCCGCCTTGCCACGCCCCCGCGGCGCGTCTTTCCGCCGACCCCGCCGCACGCGCCGGTCTTCGCGTTGGGCCCGTACGCCGATGCGCATCGCTCGGTGGTGTTGGCGATGAAGGAGCACAACAACCGCATCGTGCGCCGCCACGTGGGTGCAGTCTTGGCAGCCGCATTGGAGTATTTGGAAGTGCGCGGCGAGATCCCGCACGGGGCGGTGCTGGTGCCGGCGCCGACGCGGCCGTCGTCGGCACGCGCTCGCGGGGGTGATCCGGTGGCGGCGGTGTGCCGCGCGTCCGGCAGGGCAGTGGTGGAGGTGCTCGAGCTGTCGGAGCGCGCCGCCGACCAGGCGGATTTGGATGCCGCCGCGCGCCGGGCGAACCTTGCTGGGGCAGTGCGCATCTCCGGTGTGCCGGCCAAGCAATGCATCGTCATCGACGACGTGGTGACGACTGGGGCGACGTTGACCGCAAGCGTCGAAATGCTGCTTGCTCACGGCGCCGATGTGGCTGCCTGCGTGGCAATTTGCGAAGCCTGA
- the hpf gene encoding ribosome hibernation-promoting factor, HPF/YfiA family, protein MTSAEHDQAINQGIDQGIGQGIGQGIGQGFDQGFETGSEQAEGLSPSAHVTITGRNVEVPEHFQERVNTKLAKIEKLDPSLTSFHVELKHEPNPRREAQAQRIQITATGKGHLARAEAKEDSFYAALESAIGKLERSLRKVKVRREISRSGHRAPKSAGVMAAELANQAAEARAEEPGKYDVDPYADQFADLEPGQIVRRKLHPNNPISVDDALSEMELVGHDFYLFIDEETQRPSVVYRRHAFDYGLIALAPETEISAAAGDQAMNPASADVKA, encoded by the coding sequence ATGACATCTGCAGAGCACGATCAGGCCATCAACCAGGGCATTGACCAGGGCATTGGCCAGGGCATTGGCCAGGGCATTGGCCAGGGTTTTGACCAGGGTTTTGAAACCGGTTCCGAGCAAGCTGAGGGGTTGAGCCCCTCCGCGCACGTGACCATCACCGGCCGCAACGTCGAAGTGCCGGAGCACTTCCAGGAACGTGTGAACACCAAGCTGGCGAAGATCGAGAAGCTTGATCCTTCGCTGACCTCCTTCCATGTTGAGCTGAAGCACGAGCCCAACCCGCGTCGTGAAGCGCAGGCGCAGCGTATTCAGATCACCGCAACCGGCAAAGGTCATCTCGCCCGGGCGGAAGCGAAGGAAGACAGCTTCTACGCCGCGCTGGAATCCGCGATTGGCAAACTGGAGCGTTCCCTGCGCAAGGTGAAGGTGCGCCGTGAGATCTCCCGCTCTGGCCACCGCGCCCCGAAGTCGGCCGGTGTCATGGCGGCAGAGCTTGCCAACCAGGCTGCGGAGGCCCGCGCCGAGGAGCCGGGCAAGTACGACGTCGACCCCTACGCCGATCAGTTTGCTGACCTCGAGCCGGGTCAGATCGTCCGCCGGAAGCTGCACCCGAACAACCCGATAAGCGTCGACGACGCTTTGAGCGAGATGGAGCTGGTAGGCCACGACTTCTACCTCTTCATCGATGAGGAAACACAGCGACCGAGCGTGGTGTACCGCCGCCACGCCTTCGACTACGGGCTGATCGCGCTCGCGCCGGAGACCGAGATCTCTGCGGCTGCCGGGGACCAGGCCATGAACCCGGCGTCTGCTGACGTGAAGGCGTAA
- the secA gene encoding preprotein translocase subunit SecA, with amino-acid sequence MFNGLTKLLRAGEGRTVKRLGKIADQVLELDDEYSALTDAELKAKTDEFRAQLEGGATLDDILIDAFATAREASWRVLGQKHYKVQLMGGAALHFGSVAEMKTGEGKTLTSVLPAYLNALEGKGVHIVTVNDYLAKRDAEMMGRVHHFLGLNVGVILSELRPPERKEAYDADITYGTNNELGFDYLRDNMARSSSDMVQRGHNFAIVDEVDSILIDEARTPLIISGPADGSSQFYTVFAQLAPRMREGKHYEVDQRKRTIGVTEEGVEFVEDQLGIDNLYAPEHSQLVSYLNNAIKAKELFERDKDYIIRQGEVMIVDSFTGRVLPGRRYNEGMHQAIEAKENVEIKNENQTLATVTLQNFFRLYNKLAGMTGTAETEAAELHQIYKLDVVAIPPNKPNQRRDHDDLIYKTQEAKFAAVADDIAEHVEKGQPVLVGTTSVERSEYLSQLLTRKGIKHNVLNAKHHEEEGRIIAEAGLPGKVTVSTNMAGRGTDIVLGGNPEILLDAKLQEQGLDPFEDEERYQQAWDEQLPQAKERSRQLGDEVREAGGLYVIGTERHESRRIDNQLRGRSGRQGDPGESRFYLSMRDELMVRFMGTSMEQMMNRLNVPDDVPIEAKMVSNAIKSAQSRVENQNFEMRKNVLKYDEVLNEQRKVVYRERQEILGSKDIEAQVRRMIDETVGAYVDGATREGYVEDWDLDELWNALDSLYGPTMTPQELIDGTEYGRAGELTPEQLRQAIIDDAQTQYDELEQNVAAIGGEEQMRNIERMVILPVMDTKWREHLYEMDYLKEGIGLRAMAQRDPLVEYQKEGGDMFHAMNEAVQEETVRQLFMMRKQFEQQDTAEV; translated from the coding sequence GTGTTTAATGGACTGACGAAGCTGCTCCGCGCTGGCGAGGGTCGCACTGTCAAGCGTTTGGGCAAGATCGCCGACCAGGTGCTCGAGCTTGACGACGAATACTCCGCGCTGACGGACGCCGAACTGAAGGCCAAGACCGACGAGTTTCGGGCGCAGCTCGAGGGTGGCGCGACGCTCGACGACATCCTGATTGACGCGTTTGCCACCGCGCGCGAGGCCTCCTGGCGTGTCCTAGGTCAGAAGCACTACAAGGTGCAGCTCATGGGCGGTGCGGCGTTGCACTTTGGCTCGGTTGCAGAGATGAAGACCGGCGAGGGCAAGACGCTGACCTCGGTGCTGCCGGCCTACCTCAACGCGCTTGAGGGCAAGGGCGTGCACATCGTGACCGTCAACGACTATCTAGCGAAGCGCGACGCGGAGATGATGGGCCGCGTCCACCACTTCCTGGGCCTGAACGTCGGCGTGATCCTCTCCGAGCTGCGCCCGCCGGAGCGCAAGGAAGCTTACGACGCGGACATCACCTACGGTACGAACAACGAGCTGGGCTTTGATTACCTGCGCGACAACATGGCGCGCTCGTCGTCGGACATGGTGCAGCGCGGCCACAACTTTGCCATCGTGGACGAGGTTGACTCGATTCTTATCGACGAGGCGCGTACCCCGCTCATCATCTCCGGCCCGGCCGACGGGTCGAGCCAGTTCTACACGGTTTTTGCGCAGCTTGCCCCGCGCATGCGCGAAGGCAAGCACTACGAGGTTGACCAACGCAAGCGCACCATCGGCGTGACCGAAGAAGGCGTGGAGTTCGTCGAGGATCAGCTGGGCATCGACAACCTGTACGCGCCGGAGCACTCGCAGCTGGTGAGCTACCTTAACAACGCGATCAAGGCAAAGGAGCTCTTCGAGCGCGACAAGGACTACATCATTCGCCAGGGCGAGGTGATGATCGTAGACTCGTTCACCGGCCGTGTGCTGCCGGGCCGCCGCTACAACGAGGGCATGCACCAGGCGATCGAGGCGAAGGAAAACGTCGAGATCAAGAACGAGAACCAGACGCTAGCGACGGTGACGCTGCAGAACTTCTTCCGCCTCTACAACAAGCTGGCCGGCATGACCGGTACCGCAGAGACTGAGGCGGCCGAGCTGCACCAGATCTACAAGCTCGATGTGGTGGCCATTCCGCCGAATAAGCCGAACCAGCGCCGCGACCACGACGATCTGATCTACAAGACGCAGGAGGCGAAGTTCGCCGCTGTGGCTGACGACATCGCCGAGCACGTGGAGAAGGGCCAGCCGGTGCTGGTCGGCACCACCTCCGTGGAGCGCTCCGAATACCTCTCGCAGCTGCTCACCCGCAAGGGCATCAAGCACAACGTGCTGAACGCGAAGCACCACGAGGAAGAGGGCCGCATCATCGCTGAGGCCGGTCTGCCGGGCAAGGTGACCGTGTCCACCAACATGGCCGGCCGCGGTACCGACATCGTGCTGGGCGGCAACCCGGAAATTCTCCTTGACGCGAAGCTGCAGGAGCAGGGCCTCGACCCGTTCGAGGACGAGGAGCGCTACCAGCAGGCCTGGGACGAGCAGCTCCCGCAGGCCAAGGAGCGTTCGCGCCAGCTTGGCGACGAGGTGCGCGAAGCCGGCGGCCTCTACGTGATCGGCACCGAGCGCCACGAGTCGCGCCGCATCGACAACCAGCTGCGCGGACGTTCCGGCCGCCAGGGCGATCCGGGCGAGTCGCGGTTCTACCTTTCCATGCGCGATGAGCTCATGGTCCGCTTCATGGGTACCTCCATGGAGCAGATGATGAACCGTCTCAACGTTCCGGACGATGTGCCGATCGAGGCGAAGATGGTCTCCAACGCCATCAAGTCCGCGCAGTCCCGCGTGGAAAACCAGAACTTCGAGATGCGCAAGAACGTTCTGAAATACGACGAGGTGCTCAACGAGCAGCGCAAGGTGGTCTACCGCGAGCGTCAAGAAATTCTCGGCTCGAAAGACATCGAGGCGCAGGTGCGCCGCATGATCGACGAGACGGTCGGCGCCTACGTCGACGGCGCGACGCGCGAGGGCTACGTGGAGGACTGGGATCTCGACGAGCTGTGGAATGCACTCGACTCGCTGTACGGTCCGACGATGACTCCGCAAGAGCTTATTGACGGCACCGAGTACGGCCGCGCCGGCGAGCTCACCCCCGAGCAGCTGCGCCAAGCCATTATCGACGACGCGCAGACCCAGTACGACGAGCTCGAGCAGAACGTGGCGGCTATCGGTGGGGAAGAGCAGATGCGCAACATCGAGCGCATGGTCATCCTGCCAGTGATGGACACCAAGTGGCGCGAGCACCTCTACGAGATGGACTACCTCAAGGAAGGCATCGGTCTGCGCGCAATGGCGCAGCGCGACCCGCTGGTGGAGTACCAGAAGGAGGGCGGCGACATGTTCCACGCGATGAACGAGGCCGTCCAGGAGGAGACCGTGCGCCAGCTGTTCATGATGCGCAAGCAGTTCGAGCAGCAGGACACCGCAGAGGTTTAA
- a CDS encoding HAD family hydrolase — translation MNAHAEGNRVGGLQRKAIRRMQGLLIDYAGVLDLDPEDQPRWQALIAAVKEKGISTGILSNEEADTETADAIREWEFRGDIDAVVLSGEVGAEKPERTAFQAACDAIDVDLPECVMIDDDIMNVRAAVEYGMIGILHTAFERTAVEIQSLFGIEGEF, via the coding sequence TTGAATGCGCACGCGGAAGGGAACCGCGTTGGTGGACTACAGCGAAAGGCGATACGTCGAATGCAAGGATTGCTCATCGATTACGCAGGCGTTCTGGATCTTGACCCGGAGGATCAGCCCCGCTGGCAGGCGCTGATTGCGGCGGTGAAGGAAAAGGGTATCTCCACCGGCATCCTCTCCAACGAAGAAGCGGACACCGAAACCGCCGATGCGATCCGTGAGTGGGAGTTCCGCGGCGACATTGACGCCGTTGTCCTCTCCGGCGAGGTTGGGGCAGAGAAGCCCGAGCGCACCGCGTTTCAGGCGGCGTGTGACGCGATCGATGTGGACCTGCCGGAGTGCGTGATGATCGACGACGACATCATGAATGTCCGCGCAGCCGTGGAATACGGCATGATCGGCATCCTCCACACGGCGTTCGAGCGCACCGCGGTGGAAATCCAGTCACTGTTCGGCATCGAGGGCGAGTTCTAG
- a CDS encoding DUF6912 family protein, whose translation MRVYLPATFGMLESLDADGLVHARNGWGFAATPELTEFYTSGDQEEIEAIAFDDAALASLRLLAIGDEEKFPHRRVVISVDTDAELAPDMGESVVKLSGPVELKDVAAIHVDVKEAEEATARAIELVDAADLGDEDAELAVGDAQDNYMAFYDPSELPFLVELL comes from the coding sequence GTGCGCGTGTACCTCCCCGCGACGTTCGGGATGCTCGAATCTCTCGACGCCGACGGGCTGGTCCACGCCCGTAACGGCTGGGGGTTCGCGGCAACACCCGAGCTGACCGAGTTCTACACCTCGGGCGACCAGGAAGAGATCGAGGCCATCGCTTTCGACGATGCCGCGCTCGCGTCCCTGCGTCTCCTCGCCATCGGGGACGAGGAGAAGTTCCCGCACCGCAGGGTCGTGATCTCTGTCGACACCGATGCCGAGCTCGCGCCCGACATGGGCGAGTCGGTGGTCAAGTTGTCGGGCCCAGTTGAGCTCAAGGATGTCGCGGCGATCCACGTTGATGTGAAGGAAGCGGAGGAAGCTACCGCACGAGCCATTGAGCTTGTCGACGCCGCCGATCTCGGCGACGAAGACGCCGAGTTGGCAGTCGGGGACGCCCAAGACAACTACATGGCGTTCTACGACCCTAGCGAGCTACCGTTCCTCGTCGAGCTGCTTTAG
- the rsgA gene encoding ribosome small subunit-dependent GTPase A, giving the protein MARRGFGDLSRYDESDVRIRPGKGSRPRSKDRPSHDDAKHGMVVTKDRGRWGVMLDDDTLVTCMRARELKRLSIEVGDRVGVVGDTSGEKDTLARIVKREDRTSVLRRTADDTDPYERIIVANAELLLIVVAAADPPPRTGFVERALVAAFDGGVTPIVCMTKSDIADPSEFQREIEDLDVDVYEVGIEEPIDALVARITGHVSALIGHSGVGKSTLVNRIVPEADRETGEVSGVGKGRHTSTQSVALPLDGGGWVIDTPGIRSFGLAHISPETIIDVFPELAVATEQCSRGCNHLGPPADPECAWDEFDLDSPIGRRVAAVRRLLEALHSNNEWELKQLDEER; this is encoded by the coding sequence ATGGCACGGCGAGGCTTCGGCGACCTGTCGCGCTATGACGAGTCCGACGTCCGTATCCGCCCCGGCAAGGGTTCCCGGCCGCGCTCAAAGGACCGGCCTAGCCACGACGACGCTAAGCACGGCATGGTGGTGACCAAGGATCGCGGGCGTTGGGGCGTCATGCTTGACGACGACACGTTGGTCACCTGCATGCGTGCCCGGGAACTCAAACGCCTCTCCATCGAAGTGGGCGACCGTGTCGGTGTTGTCGGCGACACCTCTGGCGAGAAAGACACCTTGGCGCGCATCGTGAAGCGCGAAGACCGCACCTCCGTGCTGCGGCGCACTGCCGACGACACTGACCCGTACGAGCGCATTATTGTTGCAAATGCAGAGCTCCTGCTCATCGTCGTTGCCGCCGCCGACCCGCCGCCGCGCACCGGTTTTGTCGAGCGGGCGCTTGTCGCCGCCTTCGACGGCGGGGTGACCCCGATCGTGTGCATGACCAAGTCCGACATCGCCGACCCGTCCGAGTTCCAGCGCGAGATCGAAGACCTCGACGTCGATGTGTACGAGGTGGGCATCGAAGAACCGATCGACGCACTCGTGGCGCGCATTACCGGGCATGTCTCCGCTTTGATCGGCCACTCGGGAGTGGGCAAATCGACGCTGGTCAACCGCATCGTGCCGGAGGCGGACCGCGAAACCGGCGAAGTGTCCGGTGTGGGCAAAGGGCGCCACACCTCGACTCAGTCGGTCGCGCTGCCGCTCGACGGCGGCGGCTGGGTCATCGACACTCCCGGCATACGCTCCTTCGGGCTCGCTCACATTTCACCCGAGACCATCATCGACGTGTTCCCCGAGCTCGCCGTTGCGACCGAACAGTGCTCCCGCGGTTGCAACCACCTGGGTCCGCCGGCGGATCCGGAGTGCGCGTGGGACGAATTCGACCTTGACTCCCCCATTGGTCGGCGGGTTGCCGCCGTGCGACGCCTCCTCGAGGCGCTGCACTCGAACAACGAGTGGGAACTAAAGCAGCTCGACGAGGAACGGTAG